In the genome of uncultured Sphaerochaeta sp., the window ATGAGGCTATTCCTTTCTTGTGGGTTGGTATGAGATAGAGCAAAGCGGAAAGCAGGGCTACCGTTCCGCTGGGAGGCAGGTCGGTCGCCACGGCAAGCAAGAAGCCCAAGGTGGAGACAGCAAACCCGATGAGACAGGAGAGCAGCAAGAGCTGCTTGAGGCTCACCGAGCGCTTCGCAGCCACCAGAACAGGGAGGATGAGCAGGGCGTCGATGAGCAGGGCCCCCAACAGTTTCATGGCCAGTGCGACAACCAGTGCGATGAGCAGAAGCATGGTGGTGTGATGCTTCTTTACCCGCATTCCCAACGACTGGGCAATCTCCGGATCGAAGAAGATGGCGCTGACTGTCCTGAAGTTGATGGCAAGGTAGAGAACCAGAACCAAAGCGATCAGAACCAGCGATCCGATATCCGTCCACGTCAGGGCAAAGGGGCTGCCCCAGAGCAGTTGCAGGGTATCCTTGGCAGGAACATCCCACAGATGCATCACCAGCGAGGCTGCTGCCATGGTGAATACCATTGCTGCTGCGCTGGCCATCCCGAAGCCGTAGGAGCTGTCCTTGGTGAGTCTGAGCATGAGCAGGACCAACAGCAGGTTCAGGGCAATGCTTACCGGCAACAGTGGCAGGGAGAGCGCGAGGGAGATTGCACCCCCCAGGATGACCCCATGCATGAGCATATAGCGCATGGGAATCAGATTGAG includes:
- a CDS encoding iron chelate uptake ABC transporter family permease subunit gives rise to the protein MDEFLFALTLPPVARGLFAMAIAGLCFPASGVMVLRLNLIPMRYMLMHGVILGGAISLALSLPLLPVSIALNLLLVLLMLRLTKDSSYGFGMASAAAMVFTMAAASLVMHLWDVPAKDTLQLLWGSPFALTWTDIGSLVLIALVLVLYLAINFRTVSAIFFDPEIAQSLGMRVKKHHTTMLLLIALVVALAMKLLGALLIDALLILPVLVAAKRSVSLKQLLLLSCLIGFAVSTLGFLLAVATDLPPSGTVALLSALLYLIPTHKKGIAS